CGGCCGACTCTCCACCCCGACGACCGGCGGAGTCTCCACTCTCGACTGACGGTGAGTATGGCGGGTCGGCACGGAGGCGCTGCCGCGTCACCGTGCCGACCGTCGGCCGGCCCCCCGACCCGCGGGCAGGACCGACCGTGCCGGTCGTCCACCCGGGTTCGACCGTCACGCCGGCACAATGGCCGGCGTGACCGATCCCGAGGTACGTCCGAACGAGACCACCGTGCCACTGCTGCCCTGCGTCTCTCCCGACGAGACACTCGCCTTCTACCAGGCGCTCGGCTTCCGGGTGACCTACCGACAGACCCGCCCCTACGTCTACCTCGCCTTCGCCTGGAGCGGCTTCGAGCTGCACTTCGGGTCCGCGCCCCCGCACGTGGACCCGAGCCAGGAGAACGCCGGTGGGTGTCTGGTGATGGTGGACGCCGTCGCGCCGTACCACGCGGCGTTCAGCGCGGCGATGCGCGGCGCGTACGGCAAGGTGCTGGCCAGGGGGGTACCCCGGATCACCCGCTACCGGCCCGGGGCGAGCCGGTTCACGCTCGTCGACCCGTCGGGCAACTCGATTATCTTCATCCAGCGCGACGAGGAGGAGACGCTGGAGTACGGCGGGTCGAAGCAGTTGCAGGGCATCCCCCGGGCCCTCGACAACGCCCGCATCTTCCGCGAGTTCAAGAACGACGACCGGGCGGCGGTACGCACGCTCACCTCGGCACTGCGCCGGCACGGCGACACGGCCCCGCCGGTCGAACGTGCCCTGGCCCTGGCGGCGCTGGCCGAGCTGGCAGTCGCCCTCGAGGAGCCTGACCAGGCCGACAAGTGGATCGCCCAGCTCCGGACGGTCGAGCTGACCGACGCCGACCGACAGCGCGTGGAGAACGAGGTCGCCAACGTCGCACGACTACGTGAGTGGCTGACGACGTAGCCGGGCACCCCTGACATCGCGCCCTGCTCGGAGCGCGGACGCGCCGGCCGGACCGGAAGACGGCCCGGCCGGTGCGTCGCCACCAGGTGGACGCCGACACGTCTCAGCCGGTGCGCCACTTCTGGTTGAGGGTGCCGGCGCAGTCCCAGAGCTGCAACCGCGCGCCGTCGTTGCCGTTCCAGTCCTTGATGTCCACGCACCGGTTGGCCTGCGGGTTCACCAGGTCACCGGCGGCGGAGAGGACGAACTGCTGGGCGGGGTTGCCACTACAGTTGGCGATCTGGATGACCGCGCCGTTCTCGCGGGAGCCCCAGGCCACGTCCATGCACTTGTTGTTCTGGGTGCGCAGCGTGCCGCCGGTGAAGTTCCAACTCTGCGCGGACGTGCCGTTGCAGTTCCAGGTCTGCAACGGCACGCCGTCGGAGAAGTTGGAGTTGGGCACGTCGATGCACTTGTTGTTCCAGTTGCTGATGATCCGGGTGCCCGGTCCCCCGCCGCCGGT
The nucleotide sequence above comes from Micromonospora pallida. Encoded proteins:
- a CDS encoding glyoxalase, whose translation is MTDPEVRPNETTVPLLPCVSPDETLAFYQALGFRVTYRQTRPYVYLAFAWSGFELHFGSAPPHVDPSQENAGGCLVMVDAVAPYHAAFSAAMRGAYGKVLARGVPRITRYRPGASRFTLVDPSGNSIIFIQRDEEETLEYGGSKQLQGIPRALDNARIFREFKNDDRAAVRTLTSALRRHGDTAPPVERALALAALAELAVALEEPDQADKWIAQLRTVELTDADRQRVENEVANVARLREWLTT